The following coding sequences are from one Syntrophus gentianae window:
- a CDS encoding P-II family nitrogen regulator, whose product MKEVMAIIRMNRINQTKTALAEAGISSLHARECLGRGKGLIDLDILKGAEQGYEEAISQLGNTQRLIPKRMISIIVPDKLVARTVSTIIAVSRTGKHGDGKIFVMPVDESIRIRTGENGDDTLDEI is encoded by the coding sequence ATGAAAGAGGTGATGGCCATCATTCGAATGAACCGGATCAACCAGACGAAAACGGCCTTGGCCGAAGCGGGGATCTCTTCGCTCCATGCCCGGGAGTGTCTGGGCCGGGGCAAGGGGCTCATTGATCTTGACATCCTCAAAGGGGCCGAGCAGGGCTACGAAGAGGCCATTTCTCAACTGGGGAATACCCAGCGGCTGATTCCCAAACGGATGATCTCGATCATAGTGCCGGACAAACTCGTCGCCAGGACCGTGTCAACCATCATCGCCGTCAGCCGGACCGGCAAGCACGGCGACGGCAAGATTTTTGTGATGCCGGTGGACGAATCGATCCGGATCCGCACGGGGGAAAACGGCGATGACACCCTCGATGAGATTTAA
- a CDS encoding P-II family nitrogen regulator: MLMIRAIVRPEKVDGVLERLMDEGFPAVTRINVSGRGKQRGIRIGDITYDEISKEMLMMVVSDEDKELVVKTIISSARTGEKGAFGDGKIFISPVEEIYTVSSGIRETVAGIEEVKV; encoded by the coding sequence ATGCTGATGATACGCGCAATCGTTCGACCGGAAAAGGTTGACGGAGTCCTGGAACGACTGATGGACGAAGGATTTCCCGCTGTCACCCGGATCAATGTTTCCGGGCGGGGCAAACAGAGGGGCATCCGCATCGGGGATATCACCTATGACGAGATTTCCAAGGAAATGCTGATGATGGTCGTTTCCGATGAGGACAAGGAACTGGTTGTAAAGACGATTATCTCTTCCGCCCGCACCGGGGAGAAAGGGGCCTTTGGCGACGGCAAGATCTTCATCTCGCCGGTGGAGGAAATTTACACGGTCAGTTCCGGGATCAGGGAAACCGTCGCCGGCATCGAGGAGGTCAAGGTATGA
- a CDS encoding pyrimidine/purine nucleoside phosphorylase, translating to MQHNSYFEGKVQSLAVNVPEGRATVGVIEPGSYTFGTDSEEHMTIVAGSARVKLPGDDWQSFGKGETFIVPPKSSFDIEAAADVAYICYYISPS from the coding sequence ATGCAGCACAATTCATATTTTGAAGGCAAGGTGCAGAGCCTTGCCGTAAATGTACCGGAGGGCAGGGCTACCGTGGGGGTGATCGAACCGGGGAGTTATACCTTTGGGACGGATTCCGAAGAGCATATGACCATCGTTGCCGGCTCTGCAAGGGTGAAGCTGCCCGGAGACGATTGGCAGTCCTTTGGAAAAGGCGAAACCTTTATCGTCCCGCCGAAGTCGTCCTTCGATATCGAGGCAGCGGCCGATGTCGCGTACATCTGCTATTACATCAGTCCATCGTAA
- the nifD gene encoding nitrogenase molybdenum-iron protein alpha chain — MSAEIVNNSALTIDPQEVREELLRKYPAKVARKRAKQIVVNKVGDNEEVPEILANSRTIPGILTMRGCAYAGCKGVVLGPTRDILQITHGPIGCAFYSWLTRRNQTRPRTPESANFMTYTMSTDMQEDNIIFGGEKKLRQAVQEAIDTFHPKAIGIFSTCPVGLIGDDVHAVARDMEEKNPGTNIFAFSCEGYKGVSQSAGHHIANNKIFTDVIGQLDTPPTDKPFRFSILGEYNIGGDAFEIERITEKCGLTAHATFSGNSEYDEFASAHTVDLNVVMCHRSINYMAEMMEKKYGIPWFKINFIGAEATAKSLRKIAAYFEDEALKQRVEEVIAEEMVEVEKVRQEVTTRCEGKLAMLFVGGSRAHHYQELFREIGMKTVSAGYEFAHRDDYEGRKVIPNIVMDADTRNIEELNVQPDDARYRPRREKAALKRFEGEEDLLFGNYAGMMPEMPDGTLAIDDLNHHETEILLEKYKPDVFCAGIKEKYVVQKTGIPMKQLHSYDYSGPYAGFRGAINFYREIDRLVHSKILSLAKAPWQRNPELAGSYVKP; from the coding sequence ATGTCTGCCGAAATCGTGAATAACAGTGCATTAACCATCGACCCTCAGGAGGTCCGGGAGGAACTCCTTCGGAAATATCCGGCCAAGGTGGCCCGCAAGAGGGCCAAACAGATTGTTGTCAACAAGGTGGGGGACAACGAGGAAGTTCCCGAAATCCTGGCGAATTCAAGGACCATCCCCGGCATTCTCACCATGCGCGGCTGCGCCTATGCGGGCTGCAAAGGCGTCGTTCTGGGACCCACCCGGGACATCCTGCAGATCACCCACGGCCCCATCGGCTGCGCCTTCTACAGCTGGCTGACCCGGCGGAATCAGACCCGACCCAGGACGCCGGAGAGCGCGAACTTCATGACCTACACCATGTCCACGGACATGCAGGAAGACAACATCATCTTCGGTGGAGAGAAGAAACTGCGCCAGGCCGTCCAGGAGGCGATCGACACCTTTCATCCCAAGGCGATCGGCATCTTCTCAACCTGCCCCGTGGGGCTGATCGGGGATGATGTTCATGCCGTGGCCCGGGACATGGAGGAAAAGAATCCCGGAACCAATATCTTCGCCTTCAGCTGCGAGGGCTATAAGGGCGTGAGCCAGTCTGCCGGTCACCATATCGCCAACAACAAGATCTTTACCGACGTGATCGGTCAGCTCGATACGCCGCCGACGGACAAGCCTTTCCGCTTCAGCATCCTGGGCGAGTACAACATCGGCGGCGACGCCTTCGAGATCGAGCGCATTACGGAGAAGTGCGGACTTACCGCCCACGCCACCTTCAGCGGCAACTCGGAGTACGATGAATTCGCCAGTGCCCATACCGTCGACCTCAACGTCGTCATGTGCCACCGCTCCATCAACTACATGGCGGAGATGATGGAGAAGAAGTACGGCATCCCCTGGTTCAAGATCAACTTCATCGGCGCCGAAGCCACGGCCAAATCGCTCCGGAAGATCGCCGCTTACTTTGAGGACGAGGCCCTGAAACAGCGCGTGGAGGAGGTCATTGCCGAAGAGATGGTGGAGGTGGAAAAGGTGCGGCAGGAGGTGACGACCCGTTGCGAGGGCAAGCTGGCCATGCTCTTTGTCGGCGGTTCCCGGGCGCATCACTATCAGGAGCTGTTTCGGGAAATCGGGATGAAAACCGTGTCCGCCGGGTACGAGTTCGCCCACCGGGACGACTACGAGGGGCGCAAGGTGATCCCCAATATCGTGATGGATGCCGACACCCGGAATATCGAAGAGCTGAATGTGCAGCCGGACGACGCGCGCTACCGCCCGCGCCGGGAGAAAGCGGCCCTGAAGCGTTTTGAGGGGGAGGAAGACCTTCTCTTCGGAAATTACGCGGGCATGATGCCGGAGATGCCGGACGGAACTCTTGCCATCGACGATCTGAACCATCATGAAACCGAGATCCTCCTGGAGAAGTACAAGCCCGATGTCTTCTGTGCGGGAATCAAGGAAAAGTATGTCGTCCAGAAAACGGGCATACCGATGAAGCAGTTGCACAGCTACGATTACAGCGGACCCTATGCGGGATTTCGTGGGGCCATCAATTTTTATCGGGAAATCGACCGCCTGGTCCATTCGAAGATCCTGA
- the nifH gene encoding nitrogenase iron protein produces the protein MRKIAIYGKGGIGKSTTTQNTVAALAEMGKKIMVVGCDPKADSTRLMLGGLSQKTVLDTLRAEGEDIDLEDVMKVGFKGTRCVESGGPEPGVGCAGRGIITSINLLEQLGAYSDSIGLDYAFYDVLGDVVCGGFAMPIRDGKAKEIYIVVSGEMMAMYAANNICKGIVKFAESGGVRLGGLICNSRKVDNESELIEKLAESLGTQMIHFVPRDNVVQRAEINRKTVIEFDAAAPQADEYRALARAIDGNEKFVIPKPLLTDELEALLIQYGVGQ, from the coding sequence ATGAGAAAAATAGCGATTTACGGGAAAGGCGGGATCGGGAAATCCACTACGACTCAGAATACCGTCGCGGCTCTGGCCGAAATGGGCAAGAAGATCATGGTTGTCGGGTGCGACCCGAAGGCGGATTCCACCCGCCTCATGCTGGGCGGTCTCTCGCAGAAAACGGTTCTGGATACGCTGCGCGCTGAAGGGGAGGATATTGACCTGGAGGATGTGATGAAGGTCGGGTTCAAGGGAACGCGCTGCGTCGAATCGGGCGGTCCGGAGCCGGGTGTGGGCTGTGCGGGCCGGGGGATCATCACCTCCATCAACCTCCTCGAACAGCTTGGGGCTTATTCCGACTCCATCGGCCTAGACTACGCCTTTTACGACGTCCTGGGCGACGTGGTCTGCGGCGGGTTCGCCATGCCGATCCGGGATGGAAAGGCAAAGGAGATCTACATCGTCGTTTCGGGAGAGATGATGGCCATGTATGCGGCCAACAACATCTGCAAGGGGATCGTCAAGTTCGCCGAATCGGGCGGCGTGCGCCTCGGCGGGCTGATCTGCAACAGCCGGAAGGTGGATAACGAAAGTGAACTGATCGAAAAGCTGGCTGAAAGTCTGGGCACCCAGATGATTCATTTCGTTCCCCGGGACAATGTGGTCCAGCGGGCCGAGATCAATCGGAAGACCGTCATCGAGTTCGATGCAGCGGCGCCCCAGGCCGACGAATACCGCGCGTTGGCCCGGGCCATCGACGGGAACGAGAAATTTGTCATCCCCAAGCCGCTGCTCACCGATGAGCTGGAGGCCCTGCTCATCCAGTATGGCGTGGGGCAATAA